The proteins below are encoded in one region of Eulemur rufifrons isolate Redbay chromosome 2, OSU_ERuf_1, whole genome shotgun sequence:
- the LOC138380658 gene encoding homeobox protein six1 isoform X2 translates to MSMLPSFGFTQEQVACVCEVLQQGGNLERLGRFLWSLPACDHLHKNESVLKAKAVVAFHRGNFRELYKILESHQFSPHNHPKLQQLWLKAHYVEAEKLRGRPLGAVGKYRVRRKFPLPRTIWDGEETSYCFKEKSRGVLREWYAHNPYPSPREKRELAEATGLTTTQGEHRKQ, encoded by the coding sequence ATGTCGATGCTGCCGTCGTTTGGTTTTACGCAGGAGCAAGTGGCGTGCGTGTGCGAGGTTCTACAGCAAGGCGGAAACCTGGAGCGTCTGGGTAGGTTCCTGTGGTCACTGCCCGCCTGCGACCACCTGCACAAGAACGAGAGCGTGCTCAAGGCCAAGGCGGTGGTCGCCTTCCACCGAGGCAATTTTCGCGAGCTCTACAAGATCCTGGAGAGCCACCAGTTCTCGCCTCACAACCACCCCAAACTGCAGCAACTGTGGCTGAAGGCGCACTAcgtggaggctgagaagctgcGCGGTCGACCCCTGGGCGCCGTGGGCAAATACCGAGTGCGCCGAAAATTCCCGCTGCCGCGCACTATTTGGGACGGTGAGGAGACCAGCTACTGCTTCAAGGAGAAGTCGCGGGGCGTGCTGCGGGAGTGGTACGCGCACAATCCCTACCCCTCGCCGCGTGAGAAGCGGGAGCTGGCCGAGGCCACCGGCCTCACCACCACCCAG